A genomic window from Arthrobacter sp. FW305-BF8 includes:
- a CDS encoding DUF885 domain-containing protein, with product MTTESAALARPRTAIDAVADAYTDTLIALDPSLATTLGIPGHDTEFQDFSPTGLSRFAAAERKTLAALEGLEPVDDVDAVTLDALRERLGLQLEIHDSGWDLAELNNIDSAAQNIRSIFDLMPTDTEEHWANIAGRTHSVPAAISDYIESLRTARDRGQVSARRQVSIVIEQTTKYAAADGFFAKLAADAKTADGPLPAELQEKLDAGAAAARAAYAGLAGFLKEELLPVAPEKDAVGRERYALASRVFLGAAVDLEETYAWGVEELERIIAAQEQVAGQIKPGASIAEAKEILNSDPARRLVGTEALTAWMQELSDRAVSDLAGIHFEIPDVMKTLECRIAPTDEGGIYYTGPSDDFSRPGRMWWSVPAGEDTFTTWAETTTVFHEGVPGHHLQIATAVHRRELLNSWRRNVCWTSGHGEGWALYAEKLMEELGYLKDPGDHMGMLDMQRMRAARVVFDIGVHLELDVPARWGTGTWTPEKGFDFLKANLDISEGNLQFEFARYLGWPGQAPSYKVGQRLWEQIRAELEARPDFDLKAFHTKALNIGSVGLDTLKRAMLG from the coding sequence GTGACTACTGAATCTGCCGCCCTAGCGCGCCCCCGGACCGCCATCGACGCCGTCGCCGACGCTTACACCGACACGCTCATTGCCCTGGATCCGAGCCTGGCCACCACGCTCGGCATCCCGGGACACGACACTGAGTTCCAGGACTTTTCCCCTACCGGACTCAGCAGGTTCGCCGCGGCGGAGCGAAAGACCCTGGCGGCCCTCGAGGGGCTGGAACCCGTGGACGACGTCGACGCCGTCACCCTCGATGCCCTGCGCGAACGCCTCGGACTCCAGCTTGAGATCCACGACTCGGGCTGGGACCTCGCCGAACTGAACAACATCGACTCCGCGGCGCAGAACATCCGGTCGATCTTCGACCTCATGCCCACAGACACCGAGGAGCACTGGGCGAACATCGCCGGCCGCACGCACAGCGTGCCGGCGGCCATCAGCGACTACATCGAGTCGCTGCGGACGGCCAGGGACCGCGGCCAGGTCTCGGCCCGGCGCCAGGTATCGATCGTGATTGAACAGACCACCAAATACGCCGCGGCGGACGGCTTCTTCGCGAAGCTCGCCGCTGACGCCAAAACAGCAGACGGCCCGCTGCCGGCGGAACTGCAGGAGAAGCTCGACGCCGGTGCTGCCGCCGCCCGGGCGGCGTACGCCGGACTGGCCGGATTCCTCAAGGAGGAGCTGCTGCCCGTCGCGCCGGAGAAGGACGCCGTGGGCCGGGAGCGCTACGCCCTCGCCTCGCGGGTGTTCCTTGGCGCCGCCGTCGACCTCGAAGAAACCTACGCGTGGGGCGTTGAGGAGCTCGAACGGATCATTGCCGCCCAGGAACAGGTGGCCGGGCAAATCAAGCCGGGTGCCTCCATCGCGGAGGCCAAGGAGATCCTCAACAGCGACCCAGCCCGCCGGCTTGTGGGAACGGAAGCCCTGACGGCGTGGATGCAGGAGCTGTCCGACCGTGCCGTCTCCGATCTTGCAGGCATCCACTTTGAGATTCCCGACGTCATGAAGACCCTTGAATGCCGGATCGCCCCCACCGACGAGGGCGGCATCTACTACACAGGGCCGTCGGACGACTTCAGCCGGCCCGGGCGCATGTGGTGGTCCGTGCCCGCGGGCGAGGACACTTTCACCACCTGGGCCGAGACCACCACCGTGTTCCACGAAGGTGTGCCCGGACACCACCTGCAGATCGCCACCGCCGTTCACCGGCGCGAGCTGCTCAACAGCTGGCGGCGCAACGTCTGCTGGACCTCGGGACACGGCGAGGGCTGGGCACTCTACGCCGAGAAGCTGATGGAGGAACTTGGCTACCTCAAGGATCCGGGCGACCACATGGGCATGCTGGACATGCAGCGCATGCGCGCCGCCCGGGTGGTGTTCGACATCGGCGTCCACCTGGAACTCGATGTTCCCGCACGCTGGGGAACTGGCACCTGGACGCCTGAGAAGGGCTTCGATTTCCTCAAGGCCAACCTGGACATCAGCGAGGGCAACCTGCAGTTCGAGTTCGCGCGCTACCTCGGCTGGCCGGGCCAGGCACCGTCCTACAAGGTGGGCCAGCGCCTCTGGGAGCAGATTCGCGCGGAGCTCGAAGCCCGGCCGGATTTCGACCTCAAGGCCTTCCACACGAAGGCCCTCAACATCGGGTCCGTAGGCCTCGACACCCTCAAGCGCGCCATGCTCGGCTAA
- a CDS encoding acetyl/propionyl/methylcrotonyl-CoA carboxylase subunit alpha, with translation MSVKPEQSAGPVHSKITKVLIANRGEIAVRVIRAARDEGIASVAVYADPDRNALHVRLADEAYALGGNTAAESYLVMDKLIEVARQSGADAIHPGYGFLSENAQFAAKVIDAGITWIGPSPESISALGDKVQARHIAEKVGAPQVPGTADPVESAEEILEFADKFGLPVAIKAAFGGGGRGIKVARTREEIPELFDSAVREATAAFGRGECFIERFLDAPRHVETQCLADAHGNVVVVSTRDCSLQRRNQKLVEEAPAPFLTAEQNQRLYESSKAILKEAGYLGAGTCEFLVGQDGTISFLEVNTRLQVEHCVSEEVTGIDLVREQFRLACGEELGYGDPEVRGHSFEFRITGEDPGRNFMPAPGTVSTLKNPTGPGIRIDSGIEEGDVISGNFDSMLSKLIVTGANRPQALQRARRALEEMVVEGIPTVIPFDLAVVSNPAFAPAEGPFSVHTRWIETEFVNDLPAWTPNGAAPEGDDAAERRTVVVEVGGKRLEVALPASLGFSGATAAGAKPAKSKKRSRTGGATAAAGGNALTSPMQGTIVKVAVADGDVVAEGDLVVVLEAMKMEQPLTAHRAGTITGLSAAAGQTVAAGAVIATIED, from the coding sequence TTGTCAGTAAAGCCGGAGCAGTCCGCAGGTCCAGTGCATTCAAAAATCACCAAGGTTTTGATCGCGAACCGCGGTGAAATCGCCGTCCGCGTCATCCGCGCAGCCCGGGACGAGGGCATCGCCTCCGTCGCTGTCTACGCCGATCCTGACCGGAACGCCCTCCACGTCCGGCTCGCCGACGAAGCGTACGCCCTGGGCGGGAACACTGCGGCCGAGTCCTACCTCGTGATGGACAAGCTGATCGAGGTGGCCCGCCAGTCCGGCGCCGACGCCATCCACCCCGGCTACGGCTTCCTGTCCGAGAACGCGCAGTTCGCGGCCAAGGTCATCGACGCCGGCATCACCTGGATCGGCCCCTCGCCGGAATCCATCTCCGCCCTGGGCGACAAGGTCCAGGCCCGGCACATCGCCGAGAAGGTGGGCGCCCCGCAGGTGCCCGGCACCGCCGACCCCGTTGAGTCCGCCGAGGAAATCCTGGAATTCGCGGACAAGTTCGGCCTGCCCGTGGCCATCAAGGCTGCCTTCGGCGGCGGCGGCCGCGGCATCAAGGTGGCCCGCACCCGCGAGGAAATCCCCGAGCTCTTCGATTCCGCCGTCCGCGAGGCGACCGCTGCGTTCGGCCGCGGTGAGTGCTTCATCGAGCGGTTCCTCGACGCGCCGCGCCACGTTGAAACCCAGTGCCTCGCCGACGCCCACGGCAACGTGGTGGTGGTCTCCACCCGCGACTGCTCACTCCAGCGCCGCAACCAGAAGCTCGTGGAGGAAGCCCCGGCACCGTTCCTGACGGCGGAGCAGAACCAGCGCCTCTACGAATCGTCCAAGGCCATCCTGAAGGAAGCCGGCTACCTCGGCGCCGGAACCTGCGAGTTCCTCGTCGGCCAGGACGGCACCATTTCCTTCCTCGAGGTCAACACCCGCTTGCAGGTGGAGCACTGTGTCTCGGAGGAAGTGACCGGCATCGACCTGGTCCGCGAGCAGTTCCGCCTGGCCTGCGGCGAGGAGCTGGGCTACGGTGACCCTGAGGTACGCGGCCACTCCTTCGAGTTCCGCATCACCGGCGAGGATCCCGGCCGCAACTTCATGCCCGCACCGGGCACCGTGAGCACCCTGAAGAACCCCACCGGCCCCGGCATCCGCATTGACTCCGGCATCGAAGAGGGCGATGTCATCAGCGGCAACTTCGACTCCATGCTGTCCAAGCTGATCGTCACCGGAGCGAACCGCCCCCAGGCCCTGCAGCGCGCCCGCCGCGCCCTCGAGGAGATGGTGGTGGAAGGCATCCCCACCGTCATCCCCTTCGACCTGGCCGTGGTCAGCAACCCGGCGTTCGCGCCGGCCGAGGGCCCGTTCAGCGTCCACACCCGCTGGATCGAAACGGAATTTGTCAATGACCTTCCCGCCTGGACGCCCAACGGCGCCGCACCAGAGGGTGACGACGCCGCTGAGCGCCGCACTGTGGTGGTGGAAGTGGGCGGCAAGCGCCTCGAGGTGGCACTGCCCGCCAGCCTCGGCTTCAGCGGGGCAACAGCCGCCGGCGCCAAGCCGGCCAAGTCAAAGAAGCGGAGCCGCACCGGCGGCGCCACCGCAGCCGCGGGCGGCAACGCCCTGACGTCCCCCATGCAGGGAACGATCGTCAAGGTGGCCGTGGCCGACGGCGACGTCGTCGCCGAAGGTGATCTCGTCGTCGTGCTTGAGGCGATGAAGATGGAGCAGCCGCTCACCGCACACCGCGCGGGCACCATTACCGGCCTGTCCGCCGCGGCCGGCCAGACGGTGGCAGCAGGCGCCGTGATCGCGACGATCGAAGACTAA
- a CDS encoding TetR/AcrR family transcriptional regulator, translated as MSASTSLPSSRRELNKAVTRQAITDATLALLRRHGPGKFTIEDIAEAAGISRRTFFNYFTSTEAAIASVTNGFLDSALEQFRRRPADEPILESARAALVALADPMTVAPLAELFGLTQGNPLMARSELEAWDHCTEQIVAAARERSPQNPRTEQGTGTEQVTRTEQVTDQDELYVRALAGSVVSCGKAAMDVWFRRCGPDLSPESLAILRQLLIDSMGLLGSGFAGPPSDPPSKQSPAKPSTRNAERS; from the coding sequence GTGTCCGCTTCCACTTCTTTGCCTTCCTCGCGCCGCGAGCTGAACAAGGCTGTCACGAGGCAGGCAATAACCGACGCCACGCTAGCCCTTCTACGGCGCCACGGTCCCGGCAAGTTCACGATCGAGGACATTGCGGAAGCGGCGGGCATCTCACGCCGGACCTTCTTCAACTACTTCACCAGCACCGAAGCCGCCATCGCCTCGGTGACCAACGGTTTCCTGGACAGCGCCCTCGAACAGTTCCGCCGGCGGCCCGCTGACGAACCCATCCTCGAATCCGCCCGCGCCGCTCTGGTGGCACTGGCGGATCCCATGACGGTGGCGCCGCTCGCCGAGCTGTTCGGCCTGACCCAGGGCAATCCGCTCATGGCGCGCTCTGAGCTGGAGGCCTGGGACCACTGCACCGAGCAGATAGTTGCTGCGGCCCGCGAGCGTTCCCCACAGAACCCCAGGACTGAACAGGGCACCGGGACCGAACAGGTCACCCGGACCGAACAGGTCACCGACCAGGACGAGCTCTACGTCCGGGCCCTCGCAGGTTCGGTGGTCTCCTGCGGCAAAGCTGCCATGGACGTGTGGTTCCGGCGCTGCGGCCCCGATCTCTCCCCCGAGTCACTGGCGATCCTCCGCCAACTGCTCATCGATTCGATGGGGCTCCTCGGATCCGGTTTCGCCGGCCCTCCGTCGGACCCGCCGTCGAAGCAATCCCCCGCCAAACCTTCCACCCGCAACGCAGAACGGTCCTGA
- a CDS encoding Maf family protein, protein MTRLILASQSPARTKLLAEAGIEHEVLVSDVDEDAVQERYGVTDPHDTALLLARAKAEAVASLPEAEGALVLGCDSVFEFDGESHGKPYTVDVARQRMLRMSGSSGVLHTGHWLVDCRDTDDDGGSGATLGSVASAEVHFMEMELAEIDAYIATGEPLNCAGSFTIDGLGGAFIRKVDGDPHAVVGLSVSTLRSLLAQANVSITEFWQDLPESAIPGEL, encoded by the coding sequence GTGACCCGCCTCATCCTTGCCTCCCAGTCCCCCGCCCGCACCAAACTCCTGGCTGAGGCCGGCATCGAACACGAGGTCCTCGTGTCCGACGTCGACGAGGACGCCGTGCAGGAACGCTACGGCGTGACCGATCCGCACGACACCGCCCTGCTCCTCGCCCGCGCCAAGGCTGAGGCCGTCGCCTCGCTCCCGGAAGCCGAGGGGGCATTGGTGCTCGGCTGCGATTCCGTCTTCGAGTTCGACGGCGAGTCGCACGGCAAGCCCTACACCGTGGACGTCGCCCGGCAGCGGATGCTGCGGATGAGCGGCAGCAGCGGGGTCCTGCACACCGGCCACTGGCTGGTGGACTGCCGCGATACGGACGACGACGGCGGCTCCGGCGCCACACTGGGCAGCGTCGCCTCCGCCGAAGTGCACTTCATGGAGATGGAGCTCGCGGAGATCGACGCCTACATCGCCACCGGCGAGCCACTGAACTGCGCGGGCTCCTTCACGATCGACGGCCTGGGGGGCGCCTTCATCCGGAAAGTCGACGGCGACCCGCACGCCGTCGTCGGATTGTCGGTATCCACCCTGCGCTCCCTGCTGGCCCAGGCGAACGTGAGCATCACGGAGTTCTGGCAGGACCTGCCGGAGTCGGCAATTCCCGGGGAGTTGTAG
- a CDS encoding acyl-CoA carboxylase subunit epsilon, with translation MSVQNPAVDPAETVGPAAALFSVTKGEPTAEELAALTAVVLSLEPGAAADPAKPTTRHWVRRQQLRLEPTPGPGAWKRSRG, from the coding sequence GTGAGCGTCCAGAATCCGGCGGTCGACCCGGCCGAAACGGTTGGGCCGGCCGCGGCCCTGTTCTCCGTCACCAAGGGCGAACCGACAGCCGAAGAGCTGGCGGCGCTTACCGCCGTCGTACTTTCCCTGGAGCCGGGCGCAGCAGCCGACCCGGCGAAGCCCACGACGCGCCACTGGGTGCGGCGGCAGCAGCTGCGGCTGGAGCCCACGCCGGGTCCGGGCGCCTGGAAGCGGAGCCGGGGCTAA
- a CDS encoding MMPL family transporter has product MALLLYRLGKFSYRHRWLVVSLWLAVLLAVGGAAAAFSGALSNNFQIPGTETQQMADKLQKELPASSGGSAGVVFQAKDAQFRQAGKDAVSAALTKLEALPDVRGTVDPFATQAQLDKAGADLAAGEAKATAGKAALDKAAAELAAGKEQLAAAEAQMTAAGLPASAIEAQLGQQKAALAAGQEKLDAGTRELQAGAARLELAKRQVEASQGLRFVSEDGKAAIAQVQFKTSINGLDPKVRQEVQDIVQEVSSAGVTALPSKEISEDVSEIFGVAEIIGIGVAALVLIIMLGTLVAAGLPLLMAVIGVAVGVGATMALSGLIDMSSISPMLALMLGLAVGIDYSLFIVNRHRGQLLAGMDAEESVARATGTSGNAVLFAGLTVIIALAALVVPGLPFLGVMGVSAAGTVAVAVLVALTLTPAILSFMGSKLISKRAWAKAARHNADPNREAEDRAKDEHRSSHGWGGLVTRHPVLALLAGVLALGIVALPAAQLRLALPDGGSEPADSQAFKAYDATKRSFGEGMTGPIIVVGDFPEGLSETEATAKQLDVADILRKTENVTAVIPVALSEDRGTAVFQVIPKEGPASASTVKVVSDIRAEKAVIEDSTGASIGLTGQTAGNIDVSTKLGDALPSYLAIVVGLSLILLLLVFRSIVVPLLATGGFLLSLAAAFGAVVAVYQWGWLGAVFGVDNPGAVLSFLPIILIGVLFGLAMDYQVFIASGMRESFMHGESAKHAVRTGFSHASAVVTAAAIIMVSVFAGFIFSHLNMVRPLGFAMAFGVLVDAFVVRMTIVPAVMYLLGEKAWWLPRWLDRILPDVDVEGAKLGRPAPAASDEPDAEPAEVGAR; this is encoded by the coding sequence ATGGCACTTCTCCTGTACCGCCTCGGCAAGTTTTCCTACCGTCACCGGTGGCTCGTCGTCTCGCTCTGGCTGGCGGTCCTGCTGGCAGTCGGCGGCGCAGCGGCAGCCTTTTCCGGCGCGCTGTCCAATAACTTCCAGATTCCCGGCACGGAAACCCAGCAGATGGCCGACAAGCTCCAAAAGGAGCTGCCGGCGTCATCCGGCGGCTCGGCCGGGGTAGTCTTCCAGGCCAAGGACGCCCAGTTCCGCCAGGCGGGCAAGGACGCGGTGTCCGCTGCCCTCACCAAGCTTGAGGCCCTCCCGGATGTCCGGGGAACCGTCGACCCGTTCGCCACGCAGGCCCAACTGGACAAGGCTGGCGCAGATCTCGCCGCCGGCGAGGCCAAGGCAACCGCGGGCAAGGCCGCACTGGACAAGGCCGCGGCCGAATTGGCCGCCGGTAAGGAACAGCTGGCCGCGGCCGAGGCGCAGATGACCGCTGCCGGGCTCCCGGCGTCGGCCATCGAGGCCCAGCTGGGCCAGCAGAAGGCCGCCCTGGCCGCAGGCCAGGAAAAGCTCGACGCCGGCACCAGGGAACTGCAGGCCGGTGCGGCCAGGCTGGAGCTGGCCAAGCGCCAGGTCGAGGCTTCGCAGGGGTTGCGTTTCGTTTCGGAGGACGGCAAGGCGGCCATTGCGCAGGTCCAGTTCAAGACCTCCATCAACGGACTGGACCCCAAAGTGCGCCAGGAAGTCCAGGACATCGTGCAGGAGGTTTCCTCGGCCGGAGTTACCGCGCTGCCCAGCAAGGAAATCAGCGAGGACGTCTCCGAGATCTTCGGCGTGGCTGAGATCATCGGCATCGGCGTGGCGGCGCTGGTCCTGATCATCATGCTCGGGACACTGGTGGCCGCCGGGCTGCCGCTGCTGATGGCCGTGATCGGCGTGGCGGTGGGCGTGGGCGCCACCATGGCACTGAGCGGCCTCATTGACATGAGTTCCATTTCCCCGATGCTCGCGCTCATGCTGGGCCTCGCCGTCGGCATCGACTACTCGCTGTTCATCGTCAACCGCCACCGAGGCCAGCTGCTGGCAGGCATGGACGCGGAGGAGTCGGTGGCCCGTGCCACCGGAACCTCCGGCAATGCCGTGCTCTTTGCCGGACTGACGGTCATCATCGCCCTCGCGGCACTGGTGGTCCCGGGGCTTCCGTTCCTGGGGGTCATGGGCGTGTCCGCGGCCGGCACCGTCGCGGTCGCCGTCCTCGTCGCCCTGACGCTGACGCCGGCAATCCTCTCGTTCATGGGCAGCAAGCTGATCTCCAAGCGCGCCTGGGCCAAGGCCGCGAGGCACAACGCCGACCCCAACAGGGAGGCGGAGGACCGCGCCAAGGACGAACACCGCAGCAGCCACGGCTGGGGCGGACTCGTCACCAGGCACCCGGTACTGGCCCTGCTGGCCGGGGTCCTGGCGCTGGGCATTGTGGCGCTGCCCGCTGCCCAGCTGCGGCTCGCGCTGCCCGACGGCGGCTCGGAACCTGCCGATTCCCAGGCGTTCAAGGCCTACGATGCCACCAAGCGCAGCTTCGGCGAAGGCATGACGGGACCGATCATCGTGGTGGGCGACTTCCCTGAGGGCCTGAGTGAAACCGAAGCAACGGCCAAGCAGCTGGACGTTGCGGACATCCTGCGCAAAACGGAGAACGTGACTGCAGTCATCCCGGTGGCACTGAGTGAGGACCGCGGGACGGCGGTGTTCCAGGTCATCCCGAAGGAAGGGCCGGCGAGCGCCAGCACCGTGAAGGTGGTGTCCGACATCCGCGCCGAGAAGGCCGTGATCGAGGACTCCACCGGAGCCAGCATCGGACTCACGGGCCAGACGGCAGGCAACATCGACGTTTCCACGAAGCTGGGCGACGCCCTGCCGTCGTATCTGGCCATCGTCGTGGGGCTCTCACTGATCCTGCTGCTGCTGGTGTTCCGCTCGATCGTGGTGCCGCTGCTGGCAACCGGCGGCTTCCTGCTGTCCCTTGCGGCCGCCTTCGGCGCCGTGGTGGCCGTGTACCAGTGGGGCTGGCTGGGTGCGGTGTTCGGCGTCGACAACCCCGGCGCCGTGCTGAGCTTCCTGCCGATCATCCTGATCGGCGTCCTGTTCGGGCTGGCCATGGACTACCAGGTGTTCATCGCCTCGGGCATGCGTGAGTCCTTCATGCACGGCGAGTCCGCGAAGCACGCCGTCCGCACCGGCTTCAGCCACGCTTCCGCGGTGGTTACCGCAGCCGCCATCATCATGGTCAGCGTCTTCGCGGGCTTCATCTTCTCGCATCTGAACATGGTCCGCCCGCTCGGCTTCGCGATGGCATTCGGCGTGCTGGTTGACGCCTTCGTGGTACGGATGACGATCGTTCCGGCAGTCATGTACCTCCTCGGCGAGAAGGCGTGGTGGCTGCCGCGCTGGCTGGACCGCATCCTGCCGGACGTGGACGTGGAAGGGGCGAAACTCGGCAGGCCCGCACCCGCCGCCAGCGATGAGCCGGATGCCGAGCCCGCGGAGGTCGGCGCGCGCTAG
- a CDS encoding dicarboxylate/amino acid:cation symporter produces MSNQTTSSTAGRPGFQLPRWAGSFGFQIIAALIVGLGLGLLAKYTGSTKTNPNGLGATLQTIGSSYVSLLQTAVVPLIFTAVVSSISNLREVSNAARLAWNTLLWFAITSLVSVLIGIGLGVLLQPGANTGISGQGEAPSKVGDWWAFLIGLFPKNFLGLGASSTVTDSGAVTTSVSFNVLQILVIAIAVGVAALKVGKQAEPFLALNASALAVIQKVLWWIIRIAPLGTVGLIGNAVAVYGWDTIGSLGKFTVAIYIGLALVLFGVYPALVRAHGLSVKQYFSGAWPAIQLAFVSRSSIGTLPLTQRVTERNLGVPRGYASFAVPLGATTKMDGCAAIYPAVAAIFVAQFFGIQLDFSQYLLIALVSVLGSAATAGTTGAVVMLTLTLSTLGLPLAGVGLLLAIDPILDMGRTAVNVAGQALVPTIVAKRQGILDETLYNAPRAGEAFREEEAPAVERELAESKA; encoded by the coding sequence GTGAGCAATCAAACCACTTCATCCACGGCCGGGCGCCCCGGCTTCCAGCTGCCCCGGTGGGCAGGCTCCTTTGGCTTCCAGATCATCGCCGCCCTGATCGTCGGCCTCGGGCTGGGTCTGCTGGCCAAGTACACGGGCAGCACCAAGACCAACCCCAACGGCCTGGGCGCCACGCTGCAGACCATTGGCTCCAGCTACGTCTCGTTGCTGCAGACGGCAGTCGTGCCCCTGATCTTCACCGCCGTGGTCAGCTCCATCTCCAACCTGCGTGAGGTTTCCAATGCGGCGCGGCTCGCCTGGAACACTCTGCTGTGGTTCGCCATCACGTCGCTGGTCTCCGTGCTGATCGGCATCGGCCTGGGCGTGCTCCTGCAGCCGGGCGCAAACACGGGCATCTCCGGCCAGGGTGAAGCACCGTCCAAGGTCGGCGACTGGTGGGCATTCCTCATCGGCCTGTTCCCCAAAAACTTCCTGGGCCTTGGCGCGAGCTCCACTGTCACCGACTCCGGCGCTGTGACCACGTCCGTCAGCTTCAACGTCCTGCAGATCCTGGTGATCGCCATCGCCGTCGGCGTTGCCGCCCTGAAGGTGGGCAAGCAGGCCGAGCCTTTCCTGGCCCTCAACGCCTCCGCGCTGGCCGTCATCCAGAAGGTGCTGTGGTGGATCATCCGCATCGCACCGCTGGGCACCGTGGGCCTGATCGGCAACGCGGTGGCCGTCTATGGCTGGGACACCATCGGCTCGCTGGGCAAGTTCACCGTTGCCATCTACATCGGCCTCGCGCTGGTGCTCTTCGGCGTCTACCCGGCCCTGGTCCGCGCACATGGACTGTCGGTCAAGCAGTACTTCTCCGGCGCGTGGCCGGCCATCCAGCTGGCCTTCGTTTCCCGTTCCTCCATCGGTACGCTGCCGCTGACCCAGCGCGTCACCGAGCGCAACCTCGGTGTTCCCCGGGGCTACGCCTCCTTCGCCGTTCCGCTGGGCGCCACCACCAAGATGGACGGCTGCGCGGCAATCTACCCGGCCGTCGCCGCGATCTTCGTGGCCCAGTTCTTCGGAATCCAGCTCGACTTCAGCCAGTATCTGCTGATCGCCCTGGTCTCCGTCCTCGGTTCTGCTGCGACGGCGGGAACCACCGGCGCCGTGGTCATGCTGACGCTGACCCTCTCCACGCTGGGACTGCCGCTGGCCGGCGTCGGACTCCTGCTGGCCATCGACCCCATCCTGGACATGGGACGCACGGCGGTCAACGTGGCCGGCCAGGCACTCGTGCCCACCATCGTGGCCAAGCGCCAGGGGATCCTCGATGAAACCCTCTACAACGCACCGCGCGCCGGGGAGGCCTTCCGCGAGGAAGAGGCGCCCGCCGTCGAGCGTGAGCTGGCCGAGTCCAAGGCCTGA
- a CDS encoding Clp protease N-terminal domain-containing protein, with translation MERSKKVALGLGATALALGTGCGVTGMAAATTATPTPTVTSSSPSSGPADGFRFDGGRHGHGHGHGHGCGRGHGVLKGDAAALAAKLGVDQAKLQDALRAFRQANHPNGRRADGTKPDRAAREAALAASLAKSLGIDEAKVKAALEELRTQAQTDRAAALKGRLDQAVKDGTLTQAEADAVTKAVQKGVIGGR, from the coding sequence ATGGAGCGTTCAAAGAAAGTGGCTCTCGGCCTGGGCGCGACTGCCTTGGCACTCGGCACCGGATGCGGTGTCACCGGCATGGCGGCCGCAACCACAGCGACGCCCACGCCCACAGTAACGTCAAGCAGCCCATCGAGCGGACCCGCGGACGGGTTCCGTTTCGACGGCGGCCGGCACGGACACGGACACGGGCACGGGCACGGATGTGGGCGCGGTCACGGCGTCCTCAAAGGGGACGCCGCGGCGCTCGCGGCCAAGCTGGGCGTGGACCAGGCCAAGCTGCAGGACGCCCTGCGGGCGTTCCGCCAGGCCAACCACCCGAACGGCCGGCGCGCCGACGGCACCAAGCCGGACCGGGCGGCCAGGGAGGCGGCTCTGGCAGCCTCGCTGGCCAAGTCCCTGGGAATCGATGAAGCGAAGGTCAAGGCCGCGCTCGAGGAACTCCGCACCCAGGCGCAGACGGACCGGGCTGCTGCCCTGAAAGGCCGGCTCGACCAGGCGGTGAAGGACGGGACACTTACGCAAGCCGAAGCCGACGCGGTCACAAAGGCCGTGCAAAAGGGTGTGATCGGCGGCCGCTAG
- a CDS encoding alpha/beta fold hydrolase codes for MDIILVPGFWLDGSSWSGVTPPLAEAGHQIHALTLPGLEAKDAKRTGIGLRDHINAVVEAIDGIEGPLVLVGHSGGGAIIHGAVDERPDRVVRAVYVDSGPLGEGGVINDELPAEGDEIPLPSWDVFDDADLTDLDDGLREAFRARSIPQPKAVACDKQHLRDVRRYDVPATVIACEFPSSLLTEWMDAGHPHVEELARIRDVELVDLPTGHWPQFTKPAELGAAILAAVDRTN; via the coding sequence ATGGACATCATTCTGGTTCCCGGTTTCTGGCTCGATGGTTCATCCTGGTCCGGGGTCACTCCCCCGCTGGCGGAGGCGGGCCACCAAATCCACGCGCTGACCCTCCCGGGGCTGGAGGCGAAGGACGCCAAGCGGACCGGCATCGGGCTCCGCGACCACATCAACGCCGTGGTGGAAGCCATTGACGGCATTGAGGGTCCGCTGGTCCTCGTCGGCCACTCCGGCGGGGGCGCCATCATCCACGGCGCGGTGGACGAACGCCCGGACCGCGTGGTCCGCGCGGTCTACGTGGACAGCGGACCGCTCGGCGAAGGCGGCGTCATCAATGATGAGCTGCCTGCCGAAGGTGATGAGATCCCGTTGCCTTCCTGGGACGTGTTCGACGACGCCGACCTCACCGATCTCGACGACGGGCTCCGCGAGGCATTCCGTGCACGGTCCATCCCGCAGCCAAAGGCGGTGGCATGCGACAAGCAGCACCTTCGCGATGTGCGCCGCTACGACGTCCCCGCCACGGTGATCGCCTGCGAGTTCCCGTCCTCGTTGCTGACGGAGTGGATGGACGCCGGGCACCCCCACGTTGAAGAGCTGGCCCGCATCCGCGATGTGGAACTCGTGGACCTTCCCACGGGGCACTGGCCGCAGTTCACCAAGCCGGCGGAGCTCGGAGCAGCGATCCTCGCCGCCGTCGACCGGACAAACTGA